The bacterium genome has a window encoding:
- a CDS encoding BREX-1 system adenine-specific DNA-methyltransferase PglX gives MLFARFLAENELLIEPTSGHPISLADCRELAAERRCDWIGLAAGFAQSMLPQIFREDDPVLDVSLPPETRQELESRLEALSLEVFVADDSLGWVYQFWQADAKEAVNASGVKIGADELASVTQLFTEDYMVLFLLHNSLGAWWAGKILAARPGLAREASSEEELRQACAVPGVSWTYLRFVREDDAWRPAAGTHPGWPTSAKELTLLDPCMGSGHFLVFALPILAALRMREESLSLPDAADAVLRDNLFGLELDPRCTQLAAFNLALCAWRMGGYRTLPRLNLACSGLAVSAREEDWAALAGADRQARGTMEMLHALFRQAPILGSLIDPLRVTGPLFAAEIVSIRPLLECALKAEDGDSAGLELAVAAQGAAAAADLLTRRYHLVITNVPYLARGKQCAELRDFCERHYASAKNDLANVFLERCLELARPRHAGVVQLVMPQNWLFLTSYRKQRERLLTTKTWDLLARLGEGGFESAQAAGAFTILLTQTNGQPLPTHTLRGLDASGPRTAQAKAGLLVSAGLRSVGQAAQLANPDCRIGLDEGGNTPLLASRANSYQGITTGDNPHFIAFFWETSGGGHWAPFQSTGDDSQLFVGREQVFLWEQGTGELAASPAARIQGQVAWDAPSVAVRQMRSLPVTLASGSAWDMNSAAIVPSDRKHLPAVWCFCSSPEYAEAVRRIDQKLNVTNATLVKVPFDLVRWTAVANERYPHGLPQPFSDDPTQWIFHGHPFGSVVWDESTKRTAHGAPRLSADSLQVAVARLLGYRWPAEFDESMELAPEQREWVRRCATLDTHADEDGIVCLVPLRGEPRAAERLQALLAAAWEEGPWTAAQQNALLTAAGFAGRTLEDWLRDGFFEQHCQRFHQRPFIWHVWDGRDDGFGALVNYHRLAAPDGGGRRTLEKLIYAYLGDWIDRQRADQKAGVEGADARLAAAEHLRGELQGILDGEAPYDLFVRWKPLRQQAIGWEPDLDDGVRLNVRPFVTARPLNARGRNASILRVTPNVKWDKDRGKEVARDKKDFPWFWSWDGTTADFGGGPEFDGNRWNDLHYRRAFKEAVRERALVGASGDPQGCSRGGAR, from the coding sequence ATGCTGTTCGCCCGGTTCCTCGCCGAAAACGAGCTGCTCATCGAGCCGACGTCGGGACACCCGATTTCGCTCGCCGACTGCCGCGAGCTGGCCGCGGAGCGTCGCTGTGACTGGATCGGGCTCGCCGCCGGGTTCGCGCAGTCGATGCTGCCGCAGATCTTCCGCGAAGACGATCCGGTTCTAGACGTCTCTTTGCCTCCGGAGACACGACAGGAACTCGAGTCGCGGCTCGAGGCGCTCTCGCTCGAGGTGTTCGTCGCCGACGACAGCCTCGGCTGGGTGTACCAGTTCTGGCAGGCCGACGCGAAGGAGGCCGTCAACGCCTCCGGGGTGAAGATCGGCGCCGACGAACTGGCGTCCGTCACTCAGCTCTTCACCGAGGACTACATGGTCCTCTTCCTGCTCCACAACTCCCTTGGTGCGTGGTGGGCAGGAAAGATCCTCGCCGCGCGTCCCGGACTCGCGCGGGAGGCTTCGTCGGAGGAGGAGCTGCGTCAGGCCTGCGCCGTCCCGGGCGTCTCGTGGACGTACCTGCGCTTCGTCCGGGAGGACGATGCCTGGCGCCCCGCCGCGGGAACGCACCCGGGCTGGCCGACGTCGGCCAAGGAACTAACGCTCCTCGATCCGTGCATGGGAAGCGGCCACTTCCTCGTCTTCGCGCTCCCGATCCTCGCCGCCCTGCGGATGCGGGAGGAGTCGCTCTCGCTGCCCGACGCCGCCGATGCGGTGCTGCGCGACAACCTCTTCGGCCTCGAGCTCGATCCGCGCTGCACGCAACTCGCCGCGTTCAATCTCGCGCTGTGCGCGTGGCGGATGGGCGGCTACCGGACCCTGCCGCGGTTGAACCTCGCCTGCTCGGGTCTCGCGGTCAGTGCACGCGAGGAGGACTGGGCCGCGCTCGCCGGCGCGGACCGGCAAGCGCGCGGCACGATGGAGATGCTCCACGCGCTCTTCCGGCAGGCGCCGATCCTCGGGAGCCTGATCGACCCGCTGCGCGTGACCGGTCCGCTGTTCGCCGCCGAGATCGTCTCGATCCGGCCGCTGCTGGAGTGCGCGCTGAAGGCCGAAGACGGCGATAGCGCCGGCCTCGAACTGGCCGTCGCCGCGCAAGGCGCCGCCGCCGCCGCCGACCTCTTGACGCGGCGCTATCACCTCGTGATCACGAACGTCCCCTACCTTGCGCGGGGCAAGCAGTGCGCCGAGCTGCGGGACTTCTGCGAACGGCATTACGCCAGCGCGAAGAACGACCTGGCCAACGTGTTCCTCGAACGTTGCCTCGAGCTCGCCCGGCCGCGCCACGCGGGCGTCGTGCAACTCGTCATGCCGCAGAACTGGTTGTTCCTGACGAGCTACAGGAAGCAGCGCGAGCGGCTGCTGACGACGAAGACGTGGGACCTTCTGGCACGGCTCGGCGAGGGTGGGTTTGAGAGCGCGCAGGCGGCGGGGGCGTTCACGATCCTGCTCACCCAGACCAACGGCCAGCCGCTGCCCACGCACACCCTCCGCGGCCTCGACGCGAGCGGCCCACGCACGGCTCAGGCGAAGGCGGGGCTGCTCGTGTCGGCGGGGTTGCGGTCGGTGGGACAAGCGGCGCAGCTGGCCAACCCGGATTGCCGTATCGGCCTTGACGAAGGCGGCAATACTCCGCTCTTGGCGTCAAGGGCCAACTCCTATCAGGGCATTACGACCGGAGATAACCCCCACTTCATCGCCTTCTTCTGGGAGACATCTGGGGGCGGGCATTGGGCACCCTTCCAGTCAACAGGGGACGACAGTCAGCTTTTCGTTGGACGTGAACAGGTGTTTCTTTGGGAACAGGGCACCGGTGAACTCGCCGCTTCTCCCGCCGCACGGATACAGGGTCAGGTGGCCTGGGATGCGCCAAGTGTGGCGGTGCGCCAGATGCGTTCTCTGCCCGTGACACTCGCGAGCGGCAGCGCGTGGGACATGAACAGTGCTGCCATTGTCCCCAGCGATAGGAAGCACCTCCCCGCCGTGTGGTGCTTCTGCTCGTCCCCCGAGTACGCCGAAGCCGTGCGCCGCATCGATCAGAAGCTCAACGTGACGAACGCGACCCTCGTCAAGGTTCCCTTCGACCTCGTTCGCTGGACAGCGGTCGCCAATGAGCGCTACCCGCACGGCCTCCCCCAACCCTTCTCCGACGACCCGACGCAGTGGATCTTCCACGGCCATCCGTTCGGCTCCGTCGTCTGGGACGAATCGACCAAGCGGACCGCGCACGGCGCGCCGCGCCTGAGCGCCGACTCGCTGCAGGTGGCGGTCGCGCGCCTGCTCGGCTACCGCTGGCCGGCCGAGTTCGACGAATCGATGGAACTCGCGCCTGAGCAGCGCGAATGGGTGAGGCGCTGCGCGACGCTCGACACGCACGCGGACGAGGACGGGATCGTCTGTCTTGTTCCGCTGCGCGGCGAGCCGCGCGCCGCCGAGCGCCTGCAGGCACTGCTCGCCGCGGCGTGGGAAGAAGGACCGTGGACCGCCGCGCAGCAGAACGCGCTCCTGACGGCGGCCGGATTCGCCGGCCGCACGCTTGAGGACTGGCTGCGCGACGGGTTCTTCGAGCAGCACTGCCAGCGTTTCCACCAGCGGCCGTTCATCTGGCACGTCTGGGACGGCCGGGACGACGGATTTGGCGCGCTCGTGAACTACCACCGGCTCGCCGCGCCCGACGGCGGCGGCCGGCGAACGCTCGAGAAACTGATCTACGCCTACCTCGGCGACTGGATCGACCGCCAGCGCGCGGACCAGAAGGCCGGCGTCGAGGGGGCGGACGCGCGCCTCGCCGCGGCGGAACACCTGCGCGGCGAGTTGCAGGGGATCCTCGACGGCGAGGCGCCGTACGACCTCTTCGTCCGGTGGAAGCCGCTCCGCCAGCAGGCGATCGGCTGGGAGCCCGACCTCGACGACGGCGTGCGGCTCAACGTCCGACCGTTCGTCACCGCGCGGCCGCTCAACGCCCGAGGCCGGAACGCCTCGATCCTCCGCGTCACGCCGAACGTCAAGTGGGACAAGGACCGCGGCAAGGAAGTCGCGCGCGACAAAAAGGACTTCCCGTGGTTCTGGAGCTGGGACGGGACGACCGCCGACTTCGGCGGCGGCCCTGAGTTCGACGGCAACCGCTGGAACGACCTCCACTACAGACGAGCGTTCAAGGAGGCCGTGCGGGAGCGCGCCTTGGTCGGCGCGAGCGGGGACCCTCAGGGATGTTCGCGCGGAGGTGCGCGATGA
- the pglZ gene encoding BREX-1 system phosphatase PglZ type B — protein sequence MTVLDALVEALRGATRHAAGSDAPPVALLWPDPDGEWRQLVAPLRAALPELFVLGPYAPDDRQGPVIWLKCVVDRALPGLALPDDSVPVLYLPGVGRQELRAGDACPAEFQPLIELQYRGATWHQSNGREWTIEAFLGSTHGLGLDIAGDRPTADALRRALPLVAATSVEALTGRRLEAEDFDRLAVDDPPRDLLSWIGQPERFRSACEAARWATFLDVCRRQFGFDPEEDGPEEAASRLAHGGDRWDDVWRRYAEAPRLYPGVAERLGGVQPKDLLVDQTRLPASNDAEERALATALGEIVALGHGAACDRVLVLEREHGPRRAGVWARLGRSPLALVTDPLARLAQGATTVPSGESLDSFSRDYAERGWRVDRALLDVLAQPLEPAQREIVDRAARHLYEPWLDAGARRLQALVAAGPAGVRERAAAYRADPETCFVFVDGLRFDLAVRLGELLEARALRVGVGHRLAPLPTVTSTAKPLATPVADAVGGVASIETFTPRLGAAGRPADANRLREEMARRGFAIMGRGETRLPVGGVTGGWTEIGQIDELGHKMNARLVSQLEVELQAVAARVAQLLDDGWPRVTVVTDHGWLMLPGGLPKVALPASVVESRWARCAAVRGASTTDVPTYPWHWDPDTMIAMPPGIGSFVAGAEYAHGGISPQECVVPVLVVERRAPAVRATISEVTWRGMRCRVRVDASVAGLRIDLRRNRLREDTSVVSAPAVLGDAGAASVVVDDTHEGAAAVVVVLDGDGNVVASEATTIGEAR from the coding sequence ATGACCGTGCTTGACGCCCTCGTCGAGGCGCTGCGCGGCGCGACGCGGCACGCCGCGGGGAGCGACGCGCCGCCCGTGGCGCTGCTCTGGCCCGATCCCGACGGCGAGTGGCGGCAGCTCGTCGCGCCGCTTCGGGCGGCGCTCCCCGAGCTGTTCGTCCTCGGTCCGTATGCGCCCGACGACCGCCAGGGTCCGGTGATCTGGCTCAAGTGCGTCGTGGACCGCGCGCTGCCCGGCCTCGCGCTGCCCGACGACTCGGTTCCCGTCCTCTATCTGCCCGGCGTGGGGCGGCAGGAGCTGCGCGCCGGCGATGCCTGCCCGGCGGAGTTCCAGCCGTTGATCGAGCTGCAGTACCGCGGGGCGACGTGGCACCAGAGCAACGGCCGCGAATGGACGATCGAGGCTTTCCTCGGCTCGACGCACGGCCTCGGGCTCGACATCGCCGGCGACCGACCGACCGCGGACGCGCTGCGACGCGCGCTCCCGCTTGTCGCCGCGACGTCGGTCGAGGCTCTCACCGGCCGCCGCCTCGAAGCCGAGGACTTCGACCGCCTCGCCGTCGACGATCCGCCGCGCGATCTCCTCTCGTGGATCGGCCAGCCCGAGCGCTTCCGGTCCGCATGCGAGGCCGCGCGCTGGGCGACCTTCCTCGACGTCTGCCGGCGGCAGTTCGGATTCGATCCCGAGGAGGACGGCCCCGAGGAAGCCGCGTCGCGTCTGGCGCACGGTGGCGACCGCTGGGACGACGTCTGGCGGCGGTACGCCGAGGCGCCGCGCCTCTACCCGGGCGTTGCCGAGCGGCTCGGCGGGGTTCAGCCCAAGGACCTGCTCGTCGACCAGACGCGGCTCCCCGCCAGCAACGACGCCGAGGAGCGCGCGCTCGCGACAGCGCTCGGAGAGATCGTCGCCCTGGGCCATGGCGCTGCCTGCGACCGCGTTCTCGTGCTCGAGCGGGAGCATGGACCGCGTCGCGCGGGTGTCTGGGCCCGCCTCGGGCGGAGCCCGCTCGCGCTCGTCACGGATCCCCTGGCACGTCTGGCGCAGGGCGCGACGACGGTTCCGTCAGGCGAATCGCTCGATTCGTTCTCGCGCGACTACGCCGAGCGGGGCTGGCGCGTCGATCGCGCGCTGCTCGATGTCTTGGCGCAGCCGCTCGAGCCGGCGCAGCGCGAGATCGTCGATCGCGCGGCCCGACACCTCTACGAACCGTGGCTCGACGCGGGGGCGCGCCGTCTTCAGGCCCTCGTCGCCGCGGGCCCGGCCGGCGTGCGAGAGCGCGCTGCCGCGTACCGCGCCGATCCCGAGACGTGCTTCGTCTTCGTCGACGGGCTGCGCTTCGATCTGGCCGTCCGGCTCGGCGAGCTGCTCGAGGCCCGCGCGCTTCGCGTCGGTGTGGGCCACAGGCTCGCGCCGCTTCCGACGGTAACGTCGACCGCGAAGCCGCTGGCAACGCCGGTGGCCGATGCCGTCGGCGGCGTGGCCTCGATCGAGACCTTTACGCCGCGTCTCGGCGCCGCGGGCCGCCCCGCCGACGCGAACCGCCTGCGCGAGGAGATGGCGCGGCGTGGATTCGCGATTATGGGACGGGGCGAGACGCGCCTTCCCGTCGGCGGGGTGACGGGCGGCTGGACGGAGATCGGCCAGATCGACGAACTGGGCCACAAGATGAACGCCCGGCTCGTTTCCCAGCTCGAGGTCGAGTTGCAGGCGGTCGCCGCGCGGGTCGCGCAGCTCCTCGACGACGGATGGCCGCGGGTCACCGTCGTGACCGACCACGGCTGGCTCATGCTCCCCGGGGGACTGCCGAAGGTCGCGCTTCCGGCTTCCGTGGTCGAGAGTCGCTGGGCACGCTGCGCCGCCGTGCGCGGCGCCTCCACGACGGACGTTCCGACCTATCCGTGGCACTGGGATCCGGACACGATGATCGCGATGCCGCCGGGCATCGGGTCGTTCGTCGCCGGAGCCGAGTACGCCCACGGCGGGATCAGCCCGCAGGAATGCGTCGTGCCCGTTCTCGTGGTGGAGCGGCGCGCACCCGCCGTCCGCGCGACGATCAGCGAGGTGACGTGGCGCGGCATGCGCTGCCGCGTTCGCGTCGACGCCAGCGTCGCGGGACTGAGGATCGACCTGCGCCGCAACCGGCTCCGCGAGGACACGAGCGTTGTAAGCGCCCCCGCCGTGCTCGGCGACGCCGGGGCGGCGAGTGTGGTCGTGGACGACACCCACGAAGGGGCCGCCGCCGTCGTCGTGGTTCTCGACGGTGACGGCAATGTCGTCGCCTCCGAAGCGACGACGATCGGAGAAGCCCGATGA